One window of the Magnolia sinica isolate HGM2019 chromosome 19, MsV1, whole genome shotgun sequence genome contains the following:
- the LOC131235077 gene encoding transcription factor bHLH162-like: MKSCSTSTKLERKAIEKNRRLHMKGMCFKLASLVPSHHPKEVLSQPDQVDLAAAYIKKLEVKIEELKEKRDFMKSINGISKNVKGGMMIGLGSPAVEVRDLGYTLEVVLISGLDRKFMTCDVISVLEEEGVDVVTANFSFTADKVIHIIHSQVTNSRVGFESERVYQKLKDLVN; encoded by the exons ATGAAGAGCTGCTCGACTTCAACCAAACTAGAACGCAAGGCAATCGAGAAGAACAGGAGACTGCACATGAAAGGCATGTGTTTCAAGCTTGCTTCTCTAGTcccatcccaccatccaaag GAAGTTCTATCACAACCAGATCAGGTGGATCTAGCGGCAGCCTATATAAAGAAACTGGAGGTGAAGATtgaagaattgaaagagaagagagaTTTCATGAAGAGTATCAACGGAATTAGCAAAAATGTTAAGGGAGGGATGATGATAGGTTTGGGATCACCTGCGGTTGAAGTGAGAGACTTGGGTTATACTTTGGAGGTGGTTTTGATCAGCGGCTTGGATAGAAAATTCATGACCTGTGATGTTATTAGTGTTCTTGAGGAGGAAGGAGTTGATGTTGTGACCGCCAACTTCTCTTTCACGGCTGACAAGGTTATCCACATAATCCATTCTCAG GTCACAAACTCTAGAGTGGGTTTTGAAAGTGAAAGGGTGTATCAGAAACTGAAGGATCTGGTCAATTGA